From the genome of Branchiostoma lanceolatum isolate klBraLanc5 chromosome 11, klBraLanc5.hap2, whole genome shotgun sequence:
gaaatacaCTTTACAACTCAGTCCCACCTACTAGTGTTTATTTCTTCGctctactcaggtgaaaataagtacccACCAAGCTTTGCTCAGGGACATCTTTTCGGATGGAACGTTAAGGCCCCTGGTTTCATGAAGAAACAAGAACGATAGTAGAGAACTAGCGCCCTGCTGGAatgcttgtttgtttcaaaCAAACCTTAAGGTTTACCGGTTGTCAGACCTGTAaaaatttttttatcttttttagaTCACCACCGACGTGACATGTACGATATGTAAAGGCTTCGAGCGGTCTGCTAAGATCCAGTGCCGTGTGTGCGGACGGAACTGTCACACCAACTGTTTCGAGCGGAGGTACCGCGGAGACGAGCAGGCCATGGAGGCGTCCAAACGCGCGGACACCGAGGCCGGCTGGACTTGTGCCGACTGTGTAGGGATTCCTCTCTTTCCTCACccgtctctctctgtctctctctctctctctctctctctctctgattcTATTTCCCTCTATCCCTCTTTGTCTCTCTGtcttagcctggaatctaaacctattatagctcccgagtctctctccgctaATTTGCGGAGAGAAACTCGGGAGcaataataggtttggattccaggctatctctgtctcactctctctctctctctctctctctctcctcctctctctctctttctctctctctctgcctatATCTCTCTCTGATTCTATCTCCCTCTATTCCTCTTTGTCTCtgtctcactcactctctctctctctctctctctctctctctctcacactcaCTTTCCCTACGCTGACGAATGCATAGATGACTGAAGACAGTCGAAAAATTTAGACGGCCTACATTTAATAATGATTCATCTGTATGGGACAGCATTTTAATCGGAATGTCTTTCACAGCATGCGCTAAAGAATGCATATTAATAGTTATCATAATACACATAACTTGTCTTTACATACtgtttaccttgatgtctaaccttcataaacgtaagTTATCATAATAAGTTGTCATAATGAGgttgttctttttctttctttcttttttaggAGAATTTAGGACAACTTTTAGACGAGTACGAAACAAGTATGCTGATGGACAAGTTCGACGAATACGACTCAGACCAAAGTAAGCTCTGATTTCTAATCTCTAATTTTCTGATAATTTCCAAACCAAGATCTATTGTCATCATTATATTTTCACAACTTTGCAACCCCCCTTTCCAGGTACCCAGATCACCTTAGAGGAGTACATAGAGTTCCAGAAGGATCTGTGTCTGGAGTCGGAGGGGATCGAGCTGAGTAAAGAACGAGAGGAGGAGGAACGGGAACTGGTAAGGCATTTTCGTACACTTATCAATGTAACTCCAATTGAGGAAGGGATGGTGGGATCTTTATATCGCTTTCAGTCCTACATCTTCCTATTCAGGTCAATGCCTTTctcttctcttttctttttaatttcttaCGATGCATTTAGCTTGGGTACCATACCAATGATTAGCGCTCTCGCCTATATTTCCTTTCACTTAGCTGCTACGACCATTTTAAACATGAATTGAAGTGCTATGTTCTTTGTCCGACATAcatatcttgtttgtttgacaGTTTGGGAACATCGACATCAGCGGTGACGGCGCCATCAACTGGTGGGAGTTCCTCACGGCCAAGAGCATCCACTTCCTCAAGAAGAAGCCAAAGGTCAGATTGCGATGACGTCATTTACAAACGACTTTTTCACCAATCAAATCACGAATACTTCGTTAAGATTCCATAGAATCTTAAAGGATTATGTGTATAAAAtttctttattgtcttttcGTCACTTTCTCAAGAAGAGGCCAAAGGTCAGATTGTGATGACGTCATTTAACAAACGAATTTTTCACCAATCAAGTCACGAATACTTAGTTAAGATTCTATAGAATCTTAAAAGATTATTTGTATAAAActtctttattgtctttttgtcaCTTTCTCAAGAAGAGGCCAAAGGTCAGATTGTGATGACGTCATTAACAAACGAGTTTTTCACCAATCACGTCACGAATACTTAGTTAGGATTCTATAGAGTCTTAGAAGATTATTTGTGTAAGACTTCTTTATTGTCTTTTCGTTAGTCTTACGTCTTGAAGCAGCTGACGCCGTGGGAGGTCAAACGCATCCGGGACATCTTCAAGGCCAACGACATGAGCCAACATGGCGTCCTGGACCATGACGAGGCTGTCAAGGTCATGAAGGAGTGGATGAACAGTGTCGGGTGGGTGACGTCACACATGACGTTTTTAAGATAAAGTCATTTGATACATGCAGTTGAATTAGATATTCATTTTGCTGGTGGTATCTTTTATGCCATTGGCCCAAACCATCTTGTGACAGGACAAGACtgacaaatcagcaccaaggacagagcagGTAAACGATAGTATGTGTGGCACAAGGTGCTGTCGCGAGGACCAATCACAATGTTTGAAAATGGCGGGAATACTtgagatagatatagatagtcATGTTCAACATCCTCACTCAAATTGATTTTGCCATACTCTCTAATTCAGTTGTACGAAGAAagtatgtaaaatgtatgtttatataGTGTAGGGGGCACCCGTATGGCACCCATTGCTATGGTTTCTGTCCTCTTCTAACCTGAGTGCCTTGTACAGCCCATGATATTGACCATAAACTTGTTTTGCTCTGTTTCCATGGCAGCCTGGAGTCCCCGGATGGAGACTACTCCAAGtacctgatgacgtcatcatggtgCATATGGTtgcttttcttgttgttgttcttgttgttgttgttgagatcCTAAACAATGGAGTTCATACTTAAAATCCAATTGTAAGTTGGATCTTttgtaacctccaagcagatgtagggtccagCTCAGtggtttacatgtaatttgttttgtaTCTCCTTCTCCTATGACGTGCAAAACGCAACAGAGGCACGTGTAAAACATTGAAccagaccctacatctgcttggaaatcatCCAAGTATTTGCGTAGTTGCTTGGATTTCGAGATTACAACGTTTTAcatataatgtatttttttcacttctacaaccatgaaagaaaagagctgtttaaagaggcgaccaaattccatcctaatttctcctcgtttgcagacaaaaagaaaactaccctCCTCTTAgcttcacaaaacccacacatcacagaaaaagtgggatcagtcatcttccactgtctcggaaaaaagTCAAGTTTTGAGTTTAGAGTTGTAGAGCACTATATTGTTCACTGTCTGTCCCTTCTTTTCATGTTGAAAGCATTAgaaattgcaataaacttttaatTATTAAAACTTCGTTCTGTTTTCTACCAGTGTGATCCCCTGGGACACCTTTATCCGTGAACACGCCGTCACCATCATCGCGGCCCGGC
Proteins encoded in this window:
- the LOC136444670 gene encoding PHD finger protein 24-like isoform X1, with product MTARALEKWQRVVRFARMAHAMKPPDKSGLPVPEVRVCAFTTWSVRRRNSVEGAKNGFNKPTQSSGGGGKVFSLSGQRRKPYVPRDEEYYTIMYDEEPRITTDVTCTICKGFERSAKIQCRVCGRNCHTNCFERRYRGDEQAMEASKRADTEAGWTCADCENLGQLLDEYETSMLMDKFDEYDSDQSTQITLEEYIEFQKDLCLESEGIELSKEREEEERELFGNIDISGDGAINWWEFLTAKSIHFLKKKPKSYVLKQLTPWEVKRIRDIFKANDMSQHGVLDHDEAVKVMKEWMNSVGLESPDGDYSKYLMTSSCVIPWDTFIREHAVTIIAARPNNFGKQHFLPVKRKG
- the LOC136444670 gene encoding PHD finger protein 24-like isoform X2, translated to MGVPLSKKTRAERKAMAAPKMVTAVKAFNEAGANARRWKPGGASGKTAWSGKSSSGGGGKVFSLSGQRRKPYVPRDEEYYTIMYDEEPRITTDVTCTICKGFERSAKIQCRVCGRNCHTNCFERRYRGDEQAMEASKRADTEAGWTCADCENLGQLLDEYETSMLMDKFDEYDSDQSTQITLEEYIEFQKDLCLESEGIELSKEREEEERELFGNIDISGDGAINWWEFLTAKSIHFLKKKPKSYVLKQLTPWEVKRIRDIFKANDMSQHGVLDHDEAVKVMKEWMNSVGLESPDGDYSKYLMTSSCVIPWDTFIREHAVTIIAARPNNFGKQHFLPVKRKG
- the LOC136444670 gene encoding PHD finger protein 24-like isoform X3, whose amino-acid sequence is MMTHYTCCKFRHIDEESSGGGGKVFSLSGQRRKPYVPRDEEYYTIMYDEEPRITTDVTCTICKGFERSAKIQCRVCGRNCHTNCFERRYRGDEQAMEASKRADTEAGWTCADCENLGQLLDEYETSMLMDKFDEYDSDQSTQITLEEYIEFQKDLCLESEGIELSKEREEEERELFGNIDISGDGAINWWEFLTAKSIHFLKKKPKSYVLKQLTPWEVKRIRDIFKANDMSQHGVLDHDEAVKVMKEWMNSVGLESPDGDYSKYLMTSSCVIPWDTFIREHAVTIIAARPNNFGKQHFLPVKRKG
- the LOC136444670 gene encoding PHD finger protein 24-like isoform X4 translates to MACGSSGGGGKVFSLSGQRRKPYVPRDEEYYTIMYDEEPRITTDVTCTICKGFERSAKIQCRVCGRNCHTNCFERRYRGDEQAMEASKRADTEAGWTCADCENLGQLLDEYETSMLMDKFDEYDSDQSTQITLEEYIEFQKDLCLESEGIELSKEREEEERELFGNIDISGDGAINWWEFLTAKSIHFLKKKPKSYVLKQLTPWEVKRIRDIFKANDMSQHGVLDHDEAVKVMKEWMNSVGLESPDGDYSKYLMTSSCVIPWDTFIREHAVTIIAARPNNFGKQHFLPVKRKG